The following proteins are encoded in a genomic region of Jaculus jaculus isolate mJacJac1 chromosome 13, mJacJac1.mat.Y.cur, whole genome shotgun sequence:
- the Ranbp1 gene encoding ran-specific GTPase-activating protein: protein MAAAKDSHEDHDTSTENADESNHDPQFEPIVSLPEQEIKTLEEDEEELFKMRAKLFRFASENDLPEWKERGTGDVKLLKHKEKGTIRLLMRRDKTLKICANHYITPMMDLKPNAGSDRAWVWNTHADFADECPKPELLAIRFLNAENAQKFKTKFEECRKEIEEREKKGPGKNDSAENVAEKLEALSVEEVGGKAEEKSEEKQ from the exons ATGGCGGCCGCCAAG GACAGTCATGAGGACCATGATACTTCCACGGAGAATGCAGATGAATCCAACCATGACCCCCAGTTTGAGCCAATAGTTTCTCTTCCTGAGCAAGAAATTAAAACGTTGGAGGAAGACGAAGaggaactttttaaaat GCGGGCAAAACTATTCCGATTTGCTTCAGAGAATGACCTCCCAGAATGGAAGGAGCGAGGCACTGGTGACGTCAAGCTTCTGAAGCATAAGGAGAAAGGGACCATCCGCCTTCTCATGAGGAGGGACAAGACCTTGAAGATATGCGCCAACCACTATA TCACACCAATGATGGACCTGAAACCGAATGCTGGCAGTGACCGCGCCTGGGTCTGGAACACCCATGCTGACTTCGCTGATGAGTGCCCTAAGCCTGAGCTGCTCGCCATCCGCTTCCTAAATGCCGAGA ATGCACAGAAGTTCAAAACAAAGTTTGAAGAATgcaggaaagaaatagaagaaagagaaaaaaaag gACCTGGCAAAAATGACAGTGCTGAAAATGTCGCTGAAAAGCTGGAAGCTCTTTCTGTGGAGGAGGTTGGGGGCAAGGCTGAAGAGAAATCTGAGGAGAAACAATGA
- the Trmt2a gene encoding tRNA (uracil-5-)-methyltransferase homolog A isoform X1: MSEKPDKEGPRLMGDCGQCSSVNSSATPAQQEEEGSRVAAGPEPQPGLYSYIRDDLFTSEIFKLELQNVPRHASFSDVRRFLGRFGLQPHKTKLFGQPPCAFVTFRSAAERDKALLVLHGALWKGRPLSVRLARPKADPMARKRRQEGDSEPPATRVADVVTPLWAVPYAEQLERKRLECEQVLQRLAKEIGTTNRILLPWLLTQRHKHNKACCPLEGVRPSPQQTEYRNKCEFLVGVGVDGEDNTVGCRLGKYKGGTCAVASPFDTVHIPEATKQVVKAFQEFIRSTPYSAYDPETYTGHWKQLTVRTSRRGQAMAIAYFHPQKLGSDEMAELKASLAQHFMEGPGKASGVTSLYFMEEGQRKTPSQEGLPLEHVAGDRCIQEDLLGLTFRISPHAFFQVNTPAAEVLYTVIQDWAYLDGDSTVLDVCCGTGTIGLALARKVKKVVGIELCQEAVEDAQVNALTNELSNVEFHCGRAEDLVPTLVSRLASQQLVAILDPPRAGLHSKVILAIRRAENIKRLLYVSCNPRAAMGNFVDLCRAPSNRVKGTPFQPVKAVAVDLFPQTPHCEMLILFERMEHLNGMRVLGHQDLPPESPAAP; encoded by the exons ATGAGTGAGAAGCCGGACAAGGAA GGGCCAAGGCTCATGGGAGATTGTGGCCAGTGCAGCTCAGTAAACAGTTCTGCAACCCCAGCACAACAGGAGGAAGAGGGGTCTCGGGTGGCTGCAGGGCCTGAACCTCAGCCTGGCCTCTACAGCTACATCAGGGATGACCTTTTCACCTCGGAAATCTTCAAGCTAGAGTTGCAGAATGTGCCTCGACATGCCAGCTTCAGTGATGTTCGACGCTTTTTGGGCCGCTTTGGCCTAcaacctcacaaaaccaaactcTTCGGACAACCACCTTGCGCCTTTGTGACATTTCGCAGTGCTGCCGAGCGTGACAAGGCCCTGCTAGTGCTACATGGTGCCCTCTGGAAGGGCCGCCCACTCAGTGTGCGCCTGGCCCGCCCCAAGGCTGACCCTATGGCCAGAAAGAGGCGGCAAGAAGGGGACAGTGAACCACCTGCAACGCGAGTTGCTGACGTGGTGACCCCTCTTTGGGCAGTGCCCTATGCTGAGCAGCTGGAGCGGAAGCGTCTGGAGTGTGAGCAGGTTCTGCAGAGGCTGGCCAA GGAAATCGGGACAACCAACCGCATCCTCCTGCCCTGGCTGCTCACACAGAGGCACAAGCACAACAAAGCCTGTTGCCCATTGGAGGGGGTCAGGCCATCACCCCAGCAG ACTGAGTATCGTAATAAGTGTGAGTTTCTGGTTGGAGTCGGGGTGGATGGAGAAGACAACACTGTTGGCTGCCGGCTTGGCAAGTACAAGGGTGGAACATGTGCTGTGGCATCCCCTTTTGACACTGTGCACATTCCAGAGGCCACCAAGCAGGTGGTGAAAGCCTTCCAAGAGTTCATCCG GTCCACTCCATACTCAGCATATGACCCTGAGACATACACGGGCCACTGGAAGCAGCTGACTGTGCGTACCAGCCGCAGAGGCCAAGCCATGGCCATTGCCTACTTCCACCCCCAG aagCTGGGCTCTGATGAGATGGCAGAATTGAAGGCTTCTCTGGCACAGCACTTCATGGAGGGGCCAGGCAAAGCCAGTGGGGTGACCTCTCTTTACTTCATGGAGGAGGGACAGAG AAAGACCCCCAGCCAGGAGGGCCTGCCTCTGGAACATGTGGCTGGGGACCGATGCATCCAGGAGGACCTGCTAGGACTGACTTTTCGCATCTCTCCTCATGCTTTCTTTCAG GTAAACACACCTGCAGCCGAGGTGCTCTATACAGTCATCCAGGACTGGGCCTACCTGGATGGGGATAGTACTGTGTTGGATGTATGCTGTGGAACTGGTACCATTGGTCTGGCCCTGGCCCGG AAGGTGAAGAAAGTAGTTGGGATTGAGCTGTGCCAAGAAGCTGTGGAGGATGCCCAGGTTAATGCCCTTACCAATG AGCTAAGCAACGTTGAGTTCCACTGTGGCAGGGCTGAAGACTTGGTGCCAACTCTGGTGAGCAGACTTGCTTCCCAACAACTTGTGGCTATTCTTGACCCACCTCGAGCTGGCCTGC ATTCAAAGGTGATACTGGCCATCCGTAGAGCTGAGAACATTAAGCGGCTTCTATATGTCTCATGTAACCCTCGGGCAGCCATGGGCAACTTCGTAGA CCTCTGCAGGGCCCCATCTAACCGGGTGAAAGGCACACCCTTCCAACCAGTCAAGGCTGTGGCTGTGGACTTGTTTCCACAGACACCACACTGTGAGATGCTTATTCTGTTTGAGAGGATGGAGCACCTTAATGGCATGAGGGTCCTGGGGCACCAAGACCTTCCACCTGAGTCCCCTGCAGCTCCCTGA
- the Trmt2a gene encoding tRNA (uracil-5-)-methyltransferase homolog A isoform X3 codes for MSEKPDKEGPRLMGDCGQCSSVNSSATPAQQEEEGSRVAAGPEPQPGLYSYIRDDLFTSEIFKLELQNVPRHASFSDVRRFLGRFGLQPHKTKLFGQPPCAFVTFRSAAERDKALLVLHGALWKGRPLSVRLARPKADPMARKRRQEGDSEPPATRVADVVTPLWAVPYAEQLERKRLECEQVLQRLAKEIGTTNRILLPWLLTQRHKHNKACCPLEGVRPSPQQKLGSDEMAELKASLAQHFMEGPGKASGVTSLYFMEEGQRKTPSQEGLPLEHVAGDRCIQEDLLGLTFRISPHAFFQVNTPAAEVLYTVIQDWAYLDGDSTVLDVCCGTGTIGLALARKVKKVVGIELCQEAVEDAQVNALTNELSNVEFHCGRAEDLVPTLVSRLASQQLVAILDPPRAGLHSKVILAIRRAENIKRLLYVSCNPRAAMGNFVDLCRAPSNRVKGTPFQPVKAVAVDLFPQTPHCEMLILFERMEHLNGMRVLGHQDLPPESPAAP; via the exons ATGAGTGAGAAGCCGGACAAGGAA GGGCCAAGGCTCATGGGAGATTGTGGCCAGTGCAGCTCAGTAAACAGTTCTGCAACCCCAGCACAACAGGAGGAAGAGGGGTCTCGGGTGGCTGCAGGGCCTGAACCTCAGCCTGGCCTCTACAGCTACATCAGGGATGACCTTTTCACCTCGGAAATCTTCAAGCTAGAGTTGCAGAATGTGCCTCGACATGCCAGCTTCAGTGATGTTCGACGCTTTTTGGGCCGCTTTGGCCTAcaacctcacaaaaccaaactcTTCGGACAACCACCTTGCGCCTTTGTGACATTTCGCAGTGCTGCCGAGCGTGACAAGGCCCTGCTAGTGCTACATGGTGCCCTCTGGAAGGGCCGCCCACTCAGTGTGCGCCTGGCCCGCCCCAAGGCTGACCCTATGGCCAGAAAGAGGCGGCAAGAAGGGGACAGTGAACCACCTGCAACGCGAGTTGCTGACGTGGTGACCCCTCTTTGGGCAGTGCCCTATGCTGAGCAGCTGGAGCGGAAGCGTCTGGAGTGTGAGCAGGTTCTGCAGAGGCTGGCCAA GGAAATCGGGACAACCAACCGCATCCTCCTGCCCTGGCTGCTCACACAGAGGCACAAGCACAACAAAGCCTGTTGCCCATTGGAGGGGGTCAGGCCATCACCCCAGCAG aagCTGGGCTCTGATGAGATGGCAGAATTGAAGGCTTCTCTGGCACAGCACTTCATGGAGGGGCCAGGCAAAGCCAGTGGGGTGACCTCTCTTTACTTCATGGAGGAGGGACAGAG AAAGACCCCCAGCCAGGAGGGCCTGCCTCTGGAACATGTGGCTGGGGACCGATGCATCCAGGAGGACCTGCTAGGACTGACTTTTCGCATCTCTCCTCATGCTTTCTTTCAG GTAAACACACCTGCAGCCGAGGTGCTCTATACAGTCATCCAGGACTGGGCCTACCTGGATGGGGATAGTACTGTGTTGGATGTATGCTGTGGAACTGGTACCATTGGTCTGGCCCTGGCCCGG AAGGTGAAGAAAGTAGTTGGGATTGAGCTGTGCCAAGAAGCTGTGGAGGATGCCCAGGTTAATGCCCTTACCAATG AGCTAAGCAACGTTGAGTTCCACTGTGGCAGGGCTGAAGACTTGGTGCCAACTCTGGTGAGCAGACTTGCTTCCCAACAACTTGTGGCTATTCTTGACCCACCTCGAGCTGGCCTGC ATTCAAAGGTGATACTGGCCATCCGTAGAGCTGAGAACATTAAGCGGCTTCTATATGTCTCATGTAACCCTCGGGCAGCCATGGGCAACTTCGTAGA CCTCTGCAGGGCCCCATCTAACCGGGTGAAAGGCACACCCTTCCAACCAGTCAAGGCTGTGGCTGTGGACTTGTTTCCACAGACACCACACTGTGAGATGCTTATTCTGTTTGAGAGGATGGAGCACCTTAATGGCATGAGGGTCCTGGGGCACCAAGACCTTCCACCTGAGTCCCCTGCAGCTCCCTGA
- the Trmt2a gene encoding tRNA (uracil-5-)-methyltransferase homolog A isoform X2: MGDCGQCSSVNSSATPAQQEEEGSRVAAGPEPQPGLYSYIRDDLFTSEIFKLELQNVPRHASFSDVRRFLGRFGLQPHKTKLFGQPPCAFVTFRSAAERDKALLVLHGALWKGRPLSVRLARPKADPMARKRRQEGDSEPPATRVADVVTPLWAVPYAEQLERKRLECEQVLQRLAKEIGTTNRILLPWLLTQRHKHNKACCPLEGVRPSPQQTEYRNKCEFLVGVGVDGEDNTVGCRLGKYKGGTCAVASPFDTVHIPEATKQVVKAFQEFIRSTPYSAYDPETYTGHWKQLTVRTSRRGQAMAIAYFHPQKLGSDEMAELKASLAQHFMEGPGKASGVTSLYFMEEGQRKTPSQEGLPLEHVAGDRCIQEDLLGLTFRISPHAFFQVNTPAAEVLYTVIQDWAYLDGDSTVLDVCCGTGTIGLALARKVKKVVGIELCQEAVEDAQVNALTNELSNVEFHCGRAEDLVPTLVSRLASQQLVAILDPPRAGLHSKVILAIRRAENIKRLLYVSCNPRAAMGNFVDLCRAPSNRVKGTPFQPVKAVAVDLFPQTPHCEMLILFERMEHLNGMRVLGHQDLPPESPAAP; encoded by the exons ATGGGAGATTGTGGCCAGTGCAGCTCAGTAAACAGTTCTGCAACCCCAGCACAACAGGAGGAAGAGGGGTCTCGGGTGGCTGCAGGGCCTGAACCTCAGCCTGGCCTCTACAGCTACATCAGGGATGACCTTTTCACCTCGGAAATCTTCAAGCTAGAGTTGCAGAATGTGCCTCGACATGCCAGCTTCAGTGATGTTCGACGCTTTTTGGGCCGCTTTGGCCTAcaacctcacaaaaccaaactcTTCGGACAACCACCTTGCGCCTTTGTGACATTTCGCAGTGCTGCCGAGCGTGACAAGGCCCTGCTAGTGCTACATGGTGCCCTCTGGAAGGGCCGCCCACTCAGTGTGCGCCTGGCCCGCCCCAAGGCTGACCCTATGGCCAGAAAGAGGCGGCAAGAAGGGGACAGTGAACCACCTGCAACGCGAGTTGCTGACGTGGTGACCCCTCTTTGGGCAGTGCCCTATGCTGAGCAGCTGGAGCGGAAGCGTCTGGAGTGTGAGCAGGTTCTGCAGAGGCTGGCCAA GGAAATCGGGACAACCAACCGCATCCTCCTGCCCTGGCTGCTCACACAGAGGCACAAGCACAACAAAGCCTGTTGCCCATTGGAGGGGGTCAGGCCATCACCCCAGCAG ACTGAGTATCGTAATAAGTGTGAGTTTCTGGTTGGAGTCGGGGTGGATGGAGAAGACAACACTGTTGGCTGCCGGCTTGGCAAGTACAAGGGTGGAACATGTGCTGTGGCATCCCCTTTTGACACTGTGCACATTCCAGAGGCCACCAAGCAGGTGGTGAAAGCCTTCCAAGAGTTCATCCG GTCCACTCCATACTCAGCATATGACCCTGAGACATACACGGGCCACTGGAAGCAGCTGACTGTGCGTACCAGCCGCAGAGGCCAAGCCATGGCCATTGCCTACTTCCACCCCCAG aagCTGGGCTCTGATGAGATGGCAGAATTGAAGGCTTCTCTGGCACAGCACTTCATGGAGGGGCCAGGCAAAGCCAGTGGGGTGACCTCTCTTTACTTCATGGAGGAGGGACAGAG AAAGACCCCCAGCCAGGAGGGCCTGCCTCTGGAACATGTGGCTGGGGACCGATGCATCCAGGAGGACCTGCTAGGACTGACTTTTCGCATCTCTCCTCATGCTTTCTTTCAG GTAAACACACCTGCAGCCGAGGTGCTCTATACAGTCATCCAGGACTGGGCCTACCTGGATGGGGATAGTACTGTGTTGGATGTATGCTGTGGAACTGGTACCATTGGTCTGGCCCTGGCCCGG AAGGTGAAGAAAGTAGTTGGGATTGAGCTGTGCCAAGAAGCTGTGGAGGATGCCCAGGTTAATGCCCTTACCAATG AGCTAAGCAACGTTGAGTTCCACTGTGGCAGGGCTGAAGACTTGGTGCCAACTCTGGTGAGCAGACTTGCTTCCCAACAACTTGTGGCTATTCTTGACCCACCTCGAGCTGGCCTGC ATTCAAAGGTGATACTGGCCATCCGTAGAGCTGAGAACATTAAGCGGCTTCTATATGTCTCATGTAACCCTCGGGCAGCCATGGGCAACTTCGTAGA CCTCTGCAGGGCCCCATCTAACCGGGTGAAAGGCACACCCTTCCAACCAGTCAAGGCTGTGGCTGTGGACTTGTTTCCACAGACACCACACTGTGAGATGCTTATTCTGTTTGAGAGGATGGAGCACCTTAATGGCATGAGGGTCCTGGGGCACCAAGACCTTCCACCTGAGTCCCCTGCAGCTCCCTGA